The proteins below come from a single Mycolicibacterium sp. TY81 genomic window:
- a CDS encoding metallopeptidase TldD-related protein gives MLNNSPGRYARPAAPQVVDLVLDEAARRGRADETIVLVTDRSTASLRWARNTMTTNGESVSRETTVISIVRQGDKARVGVVKSSEVDPSTIAGLVAASQDAAEAAPEARDSAPPLAGVETSDDWDAPSPLTGASVFGNVATRLVDGFHRSDALYGFARHELDTTYLATSGGIRRRFTQPTGSVEINAKRDGASAWAGVSTADFVDVPVDSMLDDLCLRLGWASRTVELPAGRYETLMPPSTVADMMIYLGWSMDGRGAQEGRTALSAPGGTRVGEKLTDLGLTLYSDPFAPGLDCLPFVATSSSSERVSVFDNGLDIGRVDWIRDGVVNALAYPRSAAAEFDAPVAVPADNLLMTGGTVSLSDMIAGTERGLLLTTLWYMREVDPTVLLLTGLTRDGVYLIEDGEVTAAVNNFRFNESPLDLLRRATEAGVSETTLPREWGDWATRAQMPSLRIPDFHMSSVSQAQ, from the coding sequence ATGCTGAATAATTCTCCCGGTCGCTACGCTCGCCCTGCTGCACCGCAGGTTGTCGACCTGGTGTTGGACGAGGCTGCCCGCCGGGGTCGAGCCGACGAGACCATCGTCCTGGTGACCGACAGGTCCACCGCGTCACTGCGCTGGGCCCGCAACACCATGACCACCAACGGTGAGTCGGTGAGCCGCGAGACCACCGTCATTTCGATTGTCCGCCAAGGGGATAAGGCCCGGGTCGGCGTCGTGAAGTCCAGTGAGGTCGATCCGTCGACCATCGCGGGCCTGGTGGCGGCGTCGCAGGACGCCGCGGAGGCGGCGCCCGAGGCGCGTGACAGCGCGCCGCCGCTGGCCGGCGTGGAGACCTCCGACGACTGGGACGCACCGTCGCCGTTGACCGGTGCCTCGGTGTTCGGGAACGTGGCCACGCGTCTGGTCGACGGCTTCCACCGCAGCGACGCGCTGTACGGGTTCGCGCGGCACGAACTCGACACCACGTACCTGGCGACGTCCGGTGGCATCCGGCGGCGGTTCACCCAACCGACGGGCTCGGTGGAGATCAACGCCAAACGCGATGGTGCCAGCGCGTGGGCGGGCGTCAGTACCGCCGACTTCGTCGACGTGCCAGTCGATTCCATGCTCGACGATCTGTGCCTGCGTCTCGGCTGGGCCTCGCGGACCGTCGAGTTGCCCGCCGGTCGGTACGAGACGCTGATGCCGCCGTCGACCGTCGCGGACATGATGATCTACCTCGGCTGGAGCATGGACGGTCGTGGCGCGCAGGAAGGCCGAACCGCGCTGTCGGCGCCGGGCGGCACCCGGGTGGGGGAGAAGCTCACCGACCTCGGGCTGACGCTGTACTCGGATCCCTTTGCGCCCGGGCTGGATTGCCTGCCGTTCGTGGCGACGTCGAGTTCGTCGGAGCGGGTGTCGGTGTTCGACAACGGCTTGGACATCGGTCGCGTCGACTGGATTCGCGACGGTGTCGTGAACGCGTTGGCGTATCCGCGTTCTGCCGCAGCCGAATTCGACGCGCCCGTGGCCGTGCCGGCCGACAATCTGCTGATGACGGGCGGCACGGTGAGTCTGTCGGACATGATCGCCGGCACCGAACGCGGCCTGCTGCTGACCACGCTGTGGTACATGCGTGAGGTCGATCCGACGGTGCTGCTGCTGACCGGCCTGACGCGTGACGGCGTCTACCTCATCGAGGACGGGGAAGTGACGGCCGCGGTCAACAACTTCCGGTTCAACGAGAGTCCGCTGGACCTGCTGCGGCGCGCGACCGAGGCCGGCGTCAGCGAAACCACGCTGCCGCGCGAATGGGGCGACTGGGCCACCCGGGCCCAGATGCCGTCACTGCGGATTCCGGACTTCCACATGTCGTCGGTCAGTCAGGCGCAATAA